From the Helicobacter sp. MIT 05-5293 genome, one window contains:
- a CDS encoding NAD-binding protein yields the protein MFAKIKKILNLGNRPKPDINLSGELYEQLKPFRLPFVLVQLFLLFGTLGYLILEDYDLMQAFFQASYTFTNTGFGSLNEDKFGTITILFTVLLMICGAGVVTFGVAFIMSVVNDGKLIALIKEQKMIYKIARLTNHYVICYHNDFTIELCRQFLKSHIPFVVVDNSPDFAEQAQKHKYPYYIVDDPHTQIAMLKSHLSSAKGIVSFSKNPADNITMIVSARLFEEELHRKPYYIIATANSQEEAQKLKKIGCDSVVSASELMAQRISAMAVRPDMENLLERFLYKRDTLLDLEEIIVPRYSWLVLKKLKEAHFRDVTNVSVVGLTQKDGKYITMPNGNTVVSSECKLLVIGSSESIRATKRLIVKKQKPREVDYV from the coding sequence TTGTTTGCAAAAATTAAAAAAATTCTCAATCTAGGCAATCGCCCAAAACCTGATATTAATTTATCAGGAGAATTGTATGAACAGCTTAAACCTTTCCGTCTTCCTTTCGTTCTTGTTCAGCTTTTCTTGCTTTTTGGCACATTAGGATACTTAATCCTCGAAGACTATGATTTAATGCAGGCTTTTTTTCAAGCCTCTTACACTTTCACAAATACAGGATTTGGTTCGCTTAACGAAGATAAGTTTGGAACGATTACTATTTTATTCACCGTGCTTTTGATGATTTGTGGTGCGGGGGTGGTAACTTTTGGCGTAGCTTTTATTATGAGTGTAGTCAATGATGGTAAGCTCATTGCATTAATTAAGGAGCAAAAGATGATTTATAAAATAGCGCGTTTGACAAATCATTATGTGATATGCTATCACAATGATTTTACTATTGAGTTATGTCGGCAATTTTTAAAATCCCATATTCCTTTTGTGGTTGTCGATAATTCGCCAGATTTTGCAGAACAAGCGCAAAAACATAAATATCCTTATTACATTGTCGATGATCCTCATACGCAAATTGCGATGCTAAAATCCCACCTTTCCAGTGCAAAAGGCATTGTAAGTTTTTCTAAAAATCCTGCAGATAATATTACAATGATTGTAAGTGCGAGACTTTTTGAAGAAGAGCTACATCGGAAACCTTACTACATCATCGCCACTGCAAACTCGCAAGAAGAAGCACAAAAACTCAAAAAAATAGGTTGCGATTCCGTTGTTTCAGCTTCAGAATTAATGGCACAAAGAATCTCCGCAATGGCAGTGCGCCCCGATATGGAGAATCTTTTAGAGAGATTCTTATACAAACGGGACACATTACTTGATTTGGAAGAAATCATTGTCCCACGCTATTCATGGCTCGTGCTTAAAAAACTCAAAGAAGCACATTTCCGTGATGTAACCAATGTCTCTGTCGTAGGACTTACACAAAAAGATGGCAAATATATCACGATGCCTAATGGCAACACAGTCGTCTCAAGCGAATGCAAACTGCTTGTCATCGGCTCAAGTGAAAGTATCCGAGCAACCAAACGATTGATCGTTAAAAAACAAAAACCACGGGAGGTGGATTATGTCTAA
- a CDS encoding efflux RND transporter periplasmic adaptor subunit: protein MKHFSIKIIALVFIALAFLLWLAVSFVRAYQPKDEKIYAQVEAREYAISSKVAGRIENIFVKKGDSIKKGDLIYSIDSPELQAKLEQAKAGYEAAKALSTEANQGARVETIQSAKDLWQGAKAMANLAKSTYDRIESLYKDGVISQQRRDEAYANYTTAKHNENVAYQQYKIALDGATNETKAAARAKEDAAAGQVNEVESYAKDTQAIAPANGEISNVLLHEGELAPSGFPVAMMIDMKDAWIRFSVPENRLKDFPKGQHFKAFIPALNTEAEFEITYVAAMGDFATWRATSANKGYDVKTFEVEAYPTTEIQGLRVGMSVLLK, encoded by the coding sequence ATGAAACATTTTAGCATCAAAATAATAGCTCTTGTCTTCATTGCATTGGCATTTTTGCTTTGGCTCGCGGTAAGTTTTGTGCGTGCTTATCAGCCTAAAGATGAGAAAATTTATGCACAAGTTGAAGCGCGAGAATATGCTATTTCTTCAAAAGTAGCGGGGAGGATTGAGAATATTTTTGTCAAAAAGGGTGATAGTATCAAAAAGGGTGATTTGATTTATAGTATTGATTCGCCAGAGCTTCAAGCAAAATTAGAACAAGCAAAAGCAGGATATGAAGCCGCTAAAGCCCTAAGCACAGAAGCAAATCAAGGAGCAAGGGTAGAAACAATCCAATCAGCTAAAGATTTATGGCAAGGGGCAAAAGCAATGGCAAATCTTGCCAAAAGCACTTATGACAGAATCGAATCTCTCTACAAAGATGGTGTTATCAGTCAGCAAAGACGCGATGAAGCATATGCAAATTACACCACAGCCAAACATAACGAAAATGTCGCCTATCAACAATACAAAATCGCTTTAGATGGTGCGACTAATGAAACAAAAGCCGCTGCAAGAGCCAAAGAAGATGCCGCTGCGGGGCAAGTCAATGAAGTAGAAAGCTATGCTAAAGATACTCAAGCTATTGCCCCAGCTAATGGGGAAATAAGCAATGTTTTGTTACACGAAGGCGAACTTGCTCCGAGCGGATTCCCTGTGGCAATGATGATTGATATGAAAGATGCGTGGATTCGTTTCTCTGTGCCAGAAAATCGCCTCAAAGATTTCCCCAAAGGACAACATTTTAAAGCTTTTATTCCTGCATTAAATACAGAAGCTGAATTTGAAATAACCTATGTTGCAGCAATGGGAGACTTTGCGACATGGAGAGCGACAAGCGCAAATAAAGGTTATGATGTGAAAACTTTCGAGGTTGAAGCTTATCCTACGACAGAGATTCAAGGATTGCGTGTCGGAATGAGTGTTCTACTCAAATAA
- a CDS encoding TIGR02757 family protein translates to MQTLKALLEFHYHQRNCADELSLSRPDPLWVAKNYTQSPYFDEIALICALLSYGNAKMIVQTLQKLDFSLLESPQLNTIDSAEFPYYRFQTACDIREIFIIMSKIIAQGGIKQYFVDSYKHTPKYLLKSWNLSSNPTHCRMIFAIFSCIQKLRSLQTYASKGLDFLIGKPFVFDSPYTQKLKNTSPLKRWNMYLRWLVRCDEIDMGFWNDQIQPSSLILPLDTHTFALCHQLKILSRKSYDLQSALMATDSLIKIDKDDPIKYDFALYRLGQFKILS, encoded by the coding sequence TTGCAAACACTAAAAGCATTGCTTGAGTTTCATTATCATCAACGAAATTGTGCTGATGAATTGAGTTTATCACGACCCGATCCTTTGTGGGTTGCTAAAAATTACACACAAAGTCCTTATTTTGATGAGATTGCTTTGATTTGTGCGCTTTTGTCTTATGGCAATGCAAAGATGATTGTGCAGACGCTCCAAAAGCTTGATTTTTCGCTTTTAGAATCTCCTCAATTAAATACTATTGATAGTGCGGAGTTTCCTTATTATCGATTCCAAACCGCATGTGATATTAGAGAAATTTTTATCATTATGAGTAAGATTATTGCGCAAGGCGGTATTAAGCAGTATTTTGTGGATTCTTATAAGCACACGCCTAAATATCTTCTCAAATCTTGGAATCTTAGCTCTAATCCTACGCATTGCCGTATGATTTTTGCCATTTTTTCTTGTATCCAGAAGTTGCGATCTTTGCAGACTTATGCGAGTAAAGGTTTGGATTTTCTGATAGGAAAGCCTTTTGTTTTTGATAGTCCTTATACACAAAAGCTCAAAAATACTTCGCCTTTGAAGCGGTGGAATATGTATTTGCGCTGGCTTGTGCGGTGTGATGAAATTGATATGGGTTTTTGGAATGATCAGATTCAGCCCTCTAGCCTTATCTTACCTCTTGATACGCATACTTTTGCACTTTGTCATCAGCTCAAAATCCTCTCACGCAAAAGCTATGACCTTCAAAGCGCATTAATGGCGACAGATTCACTAATAAAGATTGACAAAGATGACCCGATTAAATACGACTTTGCGCTGTATCGTTTGGGACAATTTAAGATTCTCTCTTAA
- a CDS encoding YdcH family protein has translation MFHEYRDEVTALKTHDAHFAKIFEEHNELDDRIQKIENGEEMMSDMELETLKKQKLRLKDEAYAMILEYRKTHKA, from the coding sequence ATGTTCCACGAATATCGCGATGAAGTTACCGCTCTAAAAACGCATGATGCGCATTTTGCAAAGATTTTTGAAGAGCATAATGAGCTTGATGATCGTATCCAAAAAATCGAAAATGGCGAAGAAATGATGAGTGATATGGAGTTAGAAACACTCAAAAAGCAAAAATTGCGCCTCAAAGATGAAGCGTATGCTATGATCTTAGAATACCGCAAAACACATAAAGCTTAA
- the argJ gene encoding bifunctional glutamate N-acetyltransferase/amino-acid acetyltransferase ArgJ translates to MSKFEIFPIQGGINAPKGFYADGVSAGLKSPLENGAPALDVAFIHFEEPLMPFAIFTSNRFQAAPIVHFKQFVQGKKSNFVLINTKNANAMTGQKGVQDVQEILHTLQKKFPHIQNPIMSSTGVIGQYLPKEKIISSFESFCLYANDPQAHSRAADAIRTTDSFSKEIALRVELESGESFCIGAMAKGAGMIEPALATMLCYITTDACVPDSHAESLLKECAHTTFNAISVDGDTSTNDSVFLFANHKSGAYDEEAFKEALRLVMHKLATDIVRDGEGATKLVAFEVKGALNEQEAIKAAKALTNSPLVKTAIFGGDPNWGRIASTIGSCGVMAKEETLKIYFNDVLVFDCEKILFDEANEKLAAEVMKQESFRIVCDLGIGEGSFKAYGCDLGHEYVKINADYRS, encoded by the coding sequence ATGTCTAAATTTGAAATCTTTCCTATTCAAGGAGGTATCAATGCCCCAAAAGGATTCTATGCTGATGGCGTGAGTGCAGGTTTAAAGTCGCCATTAGAAAATGGTGCGCCTGCACTTGATGTAGCTTTTATCCATTTTGAAGAACCACTTATGCCTTTTGCAATTTTCACGAGCAATCGATTCCAAGCTGCGCCCATAGTGCATTTTAAACAATTTGTGCAGGGCAAAAAAAGTAATTTCGTGCTGATTAATACTAAAAATGCAAATGCCATGACGGGTCAAAAAGGTGTGCAAGATGTGCAGGAGATTCTCCACACTCTTCAGAAGAAATTTCCTCACATTCAAAATCCCATAATGTCTAGCACAGGAGTCATAGGACAATATTTGCCCAAAGAAAAAATCATCTCTTCTTTTGAATCTTTTTGCTTGTATGCAAATGACCCTCAAGCTCACTCACGGGCGGCTGATGCGATACGCACGACAGATTCTTTTAGCAAAGAAATTGCTTTAAGAGTAGAGTTAGAATCTGGAGAAAGCTTTTGCATCGGCGCAATGGCAAAAGGTGCAGGAATGATTGAACCCGCCTTAGCCACAATGCTGTGCTATATCACAACTGATGCGTGTGTGCCAGATTCTCATGCAGAATCTCTCCTCAAAGAATGCGCTCATACGACTTTTAATGCCATCAGCGTAGATGGGGATACAAGCACAAATGATTCTGTGTTTTTATTTGCTAATCATAAAAGCGGTGCGTATGATGAAGAAGCATTCAAAGAAGCTTTGCGTCTTGTGATGCACAAACTTGCCACAGACATTGTGCGTGATGGAGAAGGTGCGACCAAGCTTGTAGCTTTTGAAGTCAAAGGCGCACTCAACGAACAAGAAGCCATTAAGGCAGCCAAAGCTCTTACTAATTCTCCACTTGTCAAAACAGCAATTTTCGGCGGTGATCCTAATTGGGGAAGGATCGCTTCTACTATCGGCTCTTGCGGGGTAATGGCGAAAGAAGAAACGCTCAAAATTTATTTTAACGATGTGCTTGTGTTTGATTGTGAAAAGATTCTCTTTGATGAAGCAAATGAAAAACTTGCCGCAGAAGTAATGAAACAAGAAAGCTTTAGAATTGTATGCGACTTGGGCATAGGAGAGGGAAGCTTCAAGGCTTATGGTTGCGATTTAGGACATGAATATGTCAAAATCAACGCTGATTATCGCAGTTAA
- the rpmB gene encoding 50S ribosomal protein L28 yields the protein MAKKCFFTGKGPMVGNHVSHANNKKKRRSLPNLRSIRIKLEDGSSVRVKVAASTLRTMKKYS from the coding sequence ATGGCAAAAAAATGTTTTTTTACGGGCAAAGGTCCAATGGTAGGCAATCATGTTAGCCACGCAAACAATAAAAAGAAAAGACGTTCGCTTCCAAATCTTAGAAGTATCCGTATCAAGCTTGAAGATGGTTCGAGTGTGAGAGTAAAAGTTGCAGCTTCCACTTTACGGACAATGAAAAAATATTCATAA
- a CDS encoding TolC family protein: MKIKGFLLLLGVALNAFSAEYLEFQKAYEYVLSNNDGLKSSESATQKQEKLHQGTKLIYLPQVSLSAFYVRLQDPINLHLFSSMDNLGNLGASMPALAPLLQGLSQPITIQDQNITAGALNIVYPLFTGGKRYFANAISDLMYQDSLLALKLKKLSLFEDLSKLYYGVVLNEQILHTLQDSQEGHLTHYENAQKLQEKGQIARLEVLQAQVNYDKATINVQKANDSLVIARMALDSILNIDSKNLTEPTKLISSIKIDNEKTLKPLEYFISQTLDVYPALQIMDNKIKQSEQLTRMEFSSFLPEVALFGSYMVNDQSSILEKSIPNWFVGVGAKWSLITPTGRIQKYQASKIATLEANYATAQARKDLKTLCEKTYNEVLSYKQQYFSLDSSIELAKENLKLREKAFLQGISTSAEVSDARNMLSLALIEQQTIAYNYAISLARLMALSDNIEDFYRFFQ, translated from the coding sequence ATGAAAATAAAAGGGTTTTTGCTCCTTTTAGGGGTTGCTTTAAATGCTTTTAGCGCGGAGTATTTGGAGTTTCAGAAAGCCTATGAATATGTATTGTCAAACAATGATGGGCTTAAATCCTCCGAAAGTGCCACACAAAAACAAGAAAAACTTCATCAAGGCACAAAACTCATCTACCTCCCACAAGTCTCATTGTCTGCCTTTTATGTGCGATTACAAGATCCGATCAATTTACATTTGTTTTCTTCAATGGACAATTTGGGGAATCTAGGTGCAAGTATGCCTGCCCTTGCCCCTTTGTTACAAGGTCTCTCACAACCTATCACAATCCAAGATCAAAACATCACTGCTGGAGCTTTAAATATCGTTTATCCGCTTTTCACAGGTGGCAAACGTTATTTTGCTAATGCAATATCTGATCTTATGTATCAAGATTCTCTTTTAGCTCTTAAGTTGAAAAAATTAAGCTTATTTGAGGATTTGTCCAAGCTTTATTATGGTGTTGTGCTTAATGAACAGATTCTGCACACTCTGCAAGATAGCCAAGAAGGGCATCTCACACATTATGAAAATGCTCAAAAACTGCAAGAAAAAGGGCAAATAGCGCGTTTAGAAGTGCTTCAAGCACAAGTGAATTACGATAAAGCGACAATCAATGTCCAAAAGGCAAATGACTCGCTTGTGATTGCACGAATGGCACTTGATTCTATCTTGAATATTGATTCTAAGAATCTGACCGAGCCTACCAAACTCATCTCATCAATCAAGATTGATAATGAAAAAACACTTAAGCCTCTTGAATATTTCATCTCTCAAACCCTTGATGTTTATCCTGCCTTGCAAATAATGGACAATAAAATCAAACAAAGCGAACAGCTTACGCGTATGGAATTTTCATCATTTTTGCCCGAAGTAGCATTATTTGGAAGCTATATGGTCAATGACCAAAGCTCTATACTTGAAAAAAGCATACCAAATTGGTTTGTAGGAGTAGGTGCAAAATGGTCGCTCATCACACCCACAGGGAGAATCCAAAAGTATCAAGCAAGTAAAATCGCCACATTAGAAGCAAACTACGCGACTGCCCAAGCGCGTAAGGACTTAAAAACGCTTTGCGAAAAGACTTATAATGAAGTTTTATCTTATAAACAGCAATATTTTAGCCTTGATTCTTCAATTGAACTTGCTAAAGAGAATCTGAAACTTCGAGAAAAAGCATTCTTACAAGGCATAAGCACCAGTGCCGAAGTGAGTGATGCAAGAAATATGCTATCTTTAGCGTTGATTGAGCAACAAACCATTGCTTATAATTATGCTATTTCTCTTGCGCGTTTGATGGCTTTGAGTGATAATATCGAAGATTTTTATCGATTCTTTCAATGA